Proteins encoded in a region of the Pseudomonadota bacterium genome:
- a CDS encoding rubrerythrin family protein gives MKSIKGTKTEKNLLTSFAGESQARNRYTYFASEAKKEGYEQILWIFSDTAENEKEHAKRFFKFLEGGDVEITATYPAGVIGNTAENLKAAAAGENLEWTTLYPESAKVADEEGFTEIATVFREISEVEAGHEKRYLKLLSNIESNKVFKKDNVVKWRCRNCGYIHEGKEAPKECPACAHPQAYYELLAENY, from the coding sequence ATGAAAAGTATAAAAGGAACAAAGACCGAGAAAAACTTACTCACCAGTTTTGCAGGGGAATCCCAGGCGAGAAACAGGTACACATACTTTGCCTCTGAGGCGAAAAAGGAAGGGTATGAGCAGATATTATGGATTTTCTCTGATACGGCTGAAAATGAAAAAGAACATGCGAAGAGGTTTTTTAAATTCCTTGAGGGAGGGGATGTGGAGATCACTGCTACATATCCGGCAGGTGTAATCGGGAATACAGCAGAAAATCTCAAAGCAGCAGCTGCCGGTGAAAACCTGGAATGGACCACATTATATCCTGAATCAGCAAAGGTTGCTGATGAGGAGGGGTTCACTGAAATAGCAACCGTTTTCAGGGAGATATCAGAGGTTGAAGCGGGACATGAAAAGAGGTACCTGAAACTCCTCAGCAATATTGAGAGCAATAAGGTTTTTAAGAAGGATAATGTTGTTAAATGGAGATGCAGGAATTGCGGGTATATCCATGAGGGAAAAGAAGCACCCAAAGAATGCCCTGCCTGTGCACATCCCCAGGCATACTACGAGCTGTTAGCTGAAAATTACTAA